The DNA window GCACGAAGTCAATTTCTTGCTGCTATCTCTTATATTTACAGAGAGAATCCATCAGCAGCCATCGCTTTCCGAGAAAAATCTAAAAAAGTATTGTCCAGGCTCAGAAAATTTCCCCATTCAGGCAGAGCTCTGCCGGAGTTTCCCGAACTACCCTTTCGTGAGGTCATTGTGGCACCGTACCGTTTTTTCTACCGTGTGAAAGAAAAAACTGTTTGGGTTGTTGCTGTCTGGCATGGTGCACAACTTGCTGATGAACCATAGAATGATGAAGAAGAGAAAAGAAAAAGGCGTTGATTGAATCGTGTGCTAAAAAGAGATCACCCCGCACGAGTCTGCACGATCTTATATGTTATCGCATATCTTCTTGTAATCCTCCGGGGTATCCATATCCAGGATCACCCCCTCATCGGTCACGGGGATGACGCTCACCCTGTCCGGATCTTTATGGACGACCTCCCGCAGGCTTTGAAGTGAGAAGATCTCCCTGACAACCGGCATGGGGAAGAGGGTCGGGTGTCCCCGCCTCCCGAGGAAGCTTGGGATCATGATTTTATCCGGGTCTTCGATGTGGGATCGGACAAGGGTCCGAAAGGTTTCTACGGAGACCAAAGGGTGGTCGGCAAGACAGATGAGCACACCGGATGAGCCTGTATCTACTTGATGAAGGCCGGCCCTCACGGATTCTGCCATGTCGCTTTCTATATTCCGGTTGAATGCGATCCTGACAGGAAGTCCATCCACGGCCTTTGCAAGCGGGTCTCCGTCCATGCCGAGGACAATCACGATGTCTTCGATCCCAGAGGCGATGATCGTTTCAAGGCAATGCCTCGCCACCGGTTTTTCTTTCAACGGCAGAAGCAGTTTTGATTGTCCCATCCTCGTGGATTTCCCTGCTGCAAGAAGGACCGCCGATACCCGATGAGACATTCCGCCTCCTCTCCTGGATCAACTGCGCTACAATGCTGATGGCAATCTCCTCGGGACTCACGGATCCGATGGCAAGGCCCACAGGGATGACGATACGGCCCAGTTCCTCTCTTGAGAATCCCAGGCCTTCAAGGGTCTTGAACAGGACGGCTCTTTTGCGCTTGCTCCCGACGAGGCCGATATACTTTGCCTCTGTGCGCAAGGCGGCCTGTAATGCCTCAAGGTCATGATTGTGCCCCCGTGTGGCGATCACGACATAGGTATTCCTGCCAGCCGGAACCGTGGAGAAAACCGTTTCAAAGTCATGAACAAGAATCTCGTGCGCCGAGGTGATGCTCTGCGGATTGGCATAGTCTTCACGGTTGTCCACAACGGTGATCCGGAACCCTGAGAACCTTGCCACTTTGGACAGGGCCTTGCCCACATGCCCGGCGCCGAGGACCACCAGGCTGGGTTCGGGATGCTGGGGTTCAATATAGACAAGGACCTTGCCTCCGCAGATCAGGCCGCCGTGTTTTTCCGTGAGATGGAAAGGAATCATCCGGGTCGAACCATCCCGGATGGCCATGAGCGAGGCCTGAATGACCTCGGCCTCAAGGCATCCCCCACCGAGGGTGCCGAGGCTGGTCCCGTCCTCCCGGACGAGCATCTTGGCTCCCTGTTTTTGCGGAGAGGAGCCCACGCACTGCACGATGGTGGCCAGGACCGAAGGTTTACCATTTTTCATGAGCCTCAGCAGCTCTTCATAGATCTCCATTTGTCCCTCACACCTTCTTCATGGCGCCGAGAACGGCGGCAGGCGTCATGGGAAGGCGCCTCAGCCGGATCCCCGAGACCGCAAAGAGCGCATTGGCCACGGCCGGAGCGATCGGCGGGACACCCGGTTCCCCGATTCCTCCCAGGTCTTCACCGCTCTCCACGATGTGTACCTCGACCTCCGGGGCTTCATCCATCCGCAGGATGTCATAATTGTGAAAATTTGAAGATTCAACACCCCCGCCGGAGAAGGACATCCCTTCTTTCAAGGCGGCGCTCAGCCCCATGAGGATGCCGCCTGTCATTTGTGCCTTGACGATATCCGGGTTGATCACATGCCCGCAGTCCACAGCACAGACCACCCGGTGCACCTTGATGGTCCCGTCTTTTCGGTCCAGAGAAACCTCCGCCACCTGGGCCACATAGCTCCCGAAGGAGAAGTGCATGGCGATCCCCCGGCCATCACCCTGCGTCAGCGCCTTTCCCCAACCTGCTTTTTCCGCCGCCACTTCCAGCACTCGGCGCGGGCGGGGATGTTTCTTCAGGTGATTCAGGCGGAAAGTCAGGGGATCCACACCCGCAGCATGGGCGAGTTCGTCTACAAAAGACTCCACGGTAAAGGCATTGTGGGAACTCCCCACGGAACGCCAGAAACCGACGGGTACCGGGGTGTCGATACGGATATATTCCACATGAAGATTCGGGATCTCGTATTCCATATTGCTGATCCCTTCGACGGCCGCAGGATCGATGCCCTCCTTGACCTCGTCCGGAAACACGCGGGCAAAGATGGAGGGGCAGACGACCTTATGCGACCATGCAGTCATGTTTCCCTTATCATCAATCCCTCCCTGGATCCTGCAGCAATTGCCGGGCCGGTAGAAGTCGTGTTGGGTGTCTTCTTCCCGGGTCCAGATGACCTTGACCGGCTTCCCGGCGGCCTTGGCCAGATGCACGGCTTCCTCTACAACATCGAGTTCAAAGCGCCTGCCGAACCCTCCGCCGAGATAGGTGGTGTGAACCTGGATCTGCTCGGGCTTGAGCCCGGTGATTTTGACCGCGGTCTTCAGCACGCCGGACTGGTTCTGTGTCGGCACCCATATTTCACATTTTCCATCAGCGATACTGGCCGTGCAGTTCATGGGTTCCATGGTGACATGGGCCAGAAAGGGAAGGAGATAGGTCGCATCGACCTTGCGGGCGGACTGATTTAATGCCGCCGTGGCATCCCCGTCGTCCCTGGCTTTGATCCCCTCCTGATCGAGTCTGCCCAGAAAAAGCCTTTCCAGGGATTCCGTGTTCATGCCGGGATCCTGTCCATCGCCCCATTTGACCTTGAGGCTGTCCCTTCCCTTCCATGCCGCATCGAGCGTATCCGCACACACGGCGATACCGCTCTCCAGTTGCACGATATTTCGCACACCGGAGACTTTTTTTGCGGCTTCCTGATCCGAGGAAATCGCCTTCGCACCGTAGGCCGGAGGTCGGGCTATGGCGGCATAGAGCATACCGGGGACAAAGGTATCCATTCCGAACCGGGCCGAACCGCTGATCTTCTCCTTCAGGTCAACCCTGGGCATGGGCGAGCCGATATATCTGAACTGATTCTCCTTTTTTAATTCAGGGTTTTCAGGTACGGGAACCTTGGCGGCCTTGAGGCAGAGTTCTCCATAGGTCATGGCCCGTTTGGTCTTGGGGTGTCTTACCTTTCCAAGGTCGGCCTGGCACTCCCCGGCAGGGACACCCCATTCATTGGCCGCGGCGGTGATCAGCATTTCGCGGGCGGCCGCTCCGGCTTTTCTCAGGGGTTCATGCATATGCCTGATGGAGGTGCTTCCCCCTGTGGCCTGCGTACCCCAGACGGGGTCCCTGTATCCGTCGCCGGCCGGGGCTGCCTGAACCCGGACCTGCTTCCAGTCGGCCTCCAGTTCGTCGGCCACGATCATGGGGAGCGAGGTGTAGACACCTTGTCCCATCTCGGACTTGGAGACCACCACCGTGACGATATTGTCCGGGGTGACCTGAAGCCAGACACTCGGCTGGAAAGCCCCCGGCTCATCCATGCCCGCCTCTGCAGCGGAGAGGATCCTGTAGCCGGAAGGCGTCATGGTCACGGCCAGGGTCAGGCCGGCAGCCTTTAAGAATTCCCGTCGGCTCATGGCAGTCCTCATTTTCCTCCCTCCTTTCCGGCCAACTGGATGGCCTTCCTGATCTGGGGATAAGTGCCGCAGCGGCAGAGGTTCCCGTTCATGAACTGCCGGATTTTATCTTCAGAGGGCTTCGGGTCCCCTGAAAGCAGGGCTGCCGCCTGCATGATCTGTCCGGGCTGGCAGTACCCACATTGCGGGACCTGAAGTTTCAGCCATGCCTCTTTTACGGGATGATTCTCGGGGAGCCCTTCAATGGTTGTGATCTTCTTTCCGTTCAGCTTTCCCGCTTCAATCTGGCAAGACCTTTCTGCCTTGCCGTCAATATGGACCGTGCACGCACCGCACATCCCGATCCCGCATCCGAACTTGGTCCCTGTGAGCTGCAGATGCTCCCGGATCACCCAGAGCAGCGGGACATCCGGGTTGACATCAACCTCATGATGTTTGCCGTTTATCTGAAGAGAAATCATGGGCACCTCCTCTTTTCTAAAACCGGTTTATGGGTTCAGTCATGGGTTGTCATGGTGTTTGGGTAATGGAAGCTATTAAAGACGATCTTTTCGTTTTTGGCAAGTCCGCACTCTGAGGGATGATTTGTTAGATCGCGGCTGAACGGACAGTCTTATGTAAAAATAAGCGGAAATCGGTTTAGTTTTTTATTTTGGATCATCTCCAAAAGAATGGGTGAAAACATAGGGTTCAAGGGGTCAAGGATTCCAGGGGCCAAGTGAAGTGCTGAGAACATAAAGAGTCGAGGGTTTTAGGGTTACGCTTCGTGTGTCCCGCTTTTCTTTATACTTGATACTCGCCGTCTGCGACGGCTGCTACACTAAGGCATCTTGGGTTCAAGGGTTTTAGTGGTTTTCTATGGAGATTTATTTGCGTTTAAGTATTTCACTTGAATCCTTGACCCCTTGAACCCTCGACCCCTTTTATCCACTAAATGGCCGATGGCTCGTAGAGGAGGAGAACCTTTATTTTAAGTTGACAGGTGCGCTGGCTGTTGAAATCTTTGTAGAACCCGGCCTGTTCATCGCTCCGGAAGGCAATTTCGGTAATCCGCTTATCAGAGATAATATAAACGATGAAAAATAGGGCGTTGATTGTATGAGCAGTGCAATGATCCATAGGAGAAGGTCCCTGGATTCAGAACCCTGCATGTAGGCGATGGTTCCGGCTGAAGTCCAAAGTAAAAACATCAGCACAAATTCTTCCCATGCAGAGGCGACCGCTTTGATCAACGCCTGGGCGTTTTCCATTTTCGGTGTGCGGAAGAACGGCTTGCCGCTGCTGAAAAATCCGATGATAACCGCTTTGGCGATGGTATGCGACAGCGCAAGACCCGCGAGCGCTGCAGCAAAGGTCTGCTTCACCGTGGCGCCGACCCTGACACGGTAGAGATAGATCATCTTGGCGACCTTGAAGCAGAACAGGGACATCGGGAGCGCTGCAAAAATCACCAAGGGGGGGTCCACAAGTTTCGGTGCGATGATCATGGCTGCCGACCAGGCCAGGGCGCCAAAAGTAAAGAAGATATTCACGCCATCGGCGATCCATGGAAGCCATCCGGCAATAAAATGATAACGCTGGCCATAACTCAGGCTGCTTTTTCTGAATCCAAGCAGGATGCCGGCATGGCGGCGCAAAATTTGAATGGCGCCGTAGGCCCAGCGGAAACGCTGTTTCTTGTAGTCAATAAATGTATCGGGCATCAACCCTTTGCCGTAGCTTTGCTGGTTGTAAGTGGCTTCATACCCCTTTTCAAAGATCCGGAGTCCTAACTCCGCGTCTTCCGTGATACACCACTCGGCCCAGCCCCCGACTTCTTCCATGACATGTTTTCGGACCATGGTCATGGTGCCGTGCTGGATGATGGCATTCCGCTCATTGCGCGTAACCATGCCGATATGAAAGAAGCCTTTGTATTCCGAATAGCACATGGATTTGAACACGCTGGCTCGATCATCCCGGTAGTCCTGAGGCGCCTGCACAATGGCTATCCTGGGATGTGAGAATTGCGGAACAAAATCTCTGAGCCAGGACGGGGCCACCATGTAATCGCTGTCAATGACGGCAACAACGGATGCGTCTTTATCTGTATGAGCCAGCGCATAGTTTAAGGCGCCGGCCTTGAATCCGGGAAGAGGATCCTCATGAAAGAAACGGAATCGAGTGCCCAGTTTTCTGCAATGCGCCTCGACGGGCTGCCAAACCTTGGGGTCTTTTGTGTTATTGTCGATGATCAGAACCTCGTAGTCCGGGTAATCCAGCGCTGCCAGCGCGTTCAGTGTGTCGATGACCATGTCCGGAGGTTCATTGTAGGTGGGAATATGTATTGAAACCTTGGGCAGATCTTCCATGGAAGGTTGCACCGGTGTAAAGGGCCGTCGGCGCCCGATGACCCAGATCGCCTCAGCCCACTCATGGGCCTCGGTTAGTAAAACCAGGATGACCCCGATCATCCCGATGACGAGCAGGATTCCTACGGTGATGGTCACAACCGTCATGTACTGATTCATATAGTCATAGACGATCCAGACAGCGGCTGTGGCGGCGGCATAGGCTACGACCGCAAGAAAACTGCGGCCCCGTCTGCTCATGTTTCTGCTGTCCATCAGCAGGATGACAAACGTAATGGCGGCAACCAGAACGGAGATGCCTGCAAGAAGATGCCACTCCGGAATCTTGACGATCGGGGCCGCAAAGGCAAATTTAGGCTGCCGTTCTTCATTGTAGACACCCCAGTAGGCTCCCACCGCGCCTTCGGAGGTCCGCTTCCAGGGTTGGTCGAACGCTTCCATAATATAATAGGTATATTTCTCTTTTTGAGCCCTGGCCAGGAATTGGCGCAGGAAGATAGCCTCGTTGGCATCCGTCGCGACAGCGGCCTTTCGTGTACGGCCATTGCTGGGCCAGCCCACTTCGGCGAGGACGATGGGCTTGCCTGGAAAAGCGGCCTTCAGCTCGTTGGTGCGTTCGACCACGTAGTCAACAGCTACATCCAGATAAACGCCTTCCCAGTAAGGGAGCATGTGTGCCGCAATATAATCCACATGTTCGGCGAGTTCGGGGTACTTGATCCAGACATGCCAAGGCTCTGCGGTACTGACAGGAATCGTCAGCGCTGCCCGGACCCGGTCAAGATAGTTGATCATTAATTCCACGGGTACGTCTCCCCGGAGAACAGCCTCATTTCCTACTGTGACTCTCACCACGTTAACGTTCTGGTTGGCAATTTCAATTAATTTTTCAATCTCGATCTCGTTTTTTTCGAGATCCTGGCTGATCCATGCGCCCAGGGAGACGTTGATCTCGTACTTATGGGCCAAGGCAGGCACCTCGGCAAGAACGCCGTCCACTGTGTAGGTCCGTACGGCATGTGTTTTGCCCGCCAGGAGAGCCAAATCCTCTGAAATTTCCTGGGCCGTCGGCATGATTCCAAGGAATGGATCTTGATTTGCCCTCATGGGTGAGAAAGAAAAACCCTGAATTTTTTCAGGCCAGACAGGTTCTTTTTCGGGTTGATTAAGAAACGCCCAAAGGCTGATGGTCAATGCTGCAACAGCCGTCATGATAATAATATTCATCACTTTGAACATAATGATTTTACCGTTTTTTTGTTATAGTAGTCTCCGACCGTAATTTTTAATATTATCTTATTTGAATCTTCAAGTCAATGTCCATTGACCTTTCATAATCTTTTACATGGTAAAAACCAGCCGTCTCTCATCCAGGCTGAGGGAACTGTTTTTGGAATTCCCATGCCGGGATTTGTGATGATTCCGGGTATTGACAATCCTGGACAAAGCATGTAGAGTGTGGAACAAATTCCGGAAAATTTTGGGGTCCTATCCGGGTTTCAGGGGGCATGATCAGAGATCTATAGGTGGAATTCCTCCCTTTAAAAAAACCAGGGCCTATTACAGAGCAAGGAGGCATAGGGTTCATCCATGAAAAGAGCTTTGATCAGTGTTTCAAACAAGACAGGAGTCACGGAGTTTGCCAAAAAACTGAAGATTATGGAGTATGAGATCATCTCCACGGGTGGGACAGCCAAGCTCCTGAACGAGAAGGAGATTGCGGTCAGGTCGGTATCGGATTTTACCGGATTTCCGGAAATGCTGGATGGGAGAGTCAAGACCCTTCA is part of the Nitrospirae bacterium CG2_30_53_67 genome and encodes:
- a CDS encoding (2Fe-2S)-binding protein translates to MISLQINGKHHEVDVNPDVPLLWVIREHLQLTGTKFGCGIGMCGACTVHIDGKAERSCQIEAGKLNGKKITTIEGLPENHPVKEAWLKLQVPQCGYCQPGQIMQAAALLSGDPKPSEDKIRQFMNGNLCRCGTYPQIRKAIQLAGKEGGK
- a CDS encoding beta-(1-3)-glucosyl transferase, whose amino-acid sequence is MFKVMNIIIMTAVAALTISLWAFLNQPEKEPVWPEKIQGFSFSPMRANQDPFLGIMPTAQEISEDLALLAGKTHAVRTYTVDGVLAEVPALAHKYEINVSLGAWISQDLEKNEIEIEKLIEIANQNVNVVRVTVGNEAVLRGDVPVELMINYLDRVRAALTIPVSTAEPWHVWIKYPELAEHVDYIAAHMLPYWEGVYLDVAVDYVVERTNELKAAFPGKPIVLAEVGWPSNGRTRKAAVATDANEAIFLRQFLARAQKEKYTYYIMEAFDQPWKRTSEGAVGAYWGVYNEERQPKFAFAAPIVKIPEWHLLAGISVLVAAITFVILLMDSRNMSRRGRSFLAVVAYAAATAAVWIVYDYMNQYMTVVTITVGILLVIGMIGVILVLLTEAHEWAEAIWVIGRRRPFTPVQPSMEDLPKVSIHIPTYNEPPDMVIDTLNALAALDYPDYEVLIIDNNTKDPKVWQPVEAHCRKLGTRFRFFHEDPLPGFKAGALNYALAHTDKDASVVAVIDSDYMVAPSWLRDFVPQFSHPRIAIVQAPQDYRDDRASVFKSMCYSEYKGFFHIGMVTRNERNAIIQHGTMTMVRKHVMEEVGGWAEWCITEDAELGLRIFEKGYEATYNQQSYGKGLMPDTFIDYKKQRFRWAYGAIQILRRHAGILLGFRKSSLSYGQRYHFIAGWLPWIADGVNIFFTFGALAWSAAMIIAPKLVDPPLVIFAALPMSLFCFKVAKMIYLYRVRVGATVKQTFAAALAGLALSHTIAKAVIIGFFSSGKPFFRTPKMENAQALIKAVASAWEEFVLMFLLWTSAGTIAYMQGSESRDLLLWIIALLIQSTPYFSSFILSLISGLPKLPSGAMNRPGSTKISTASAPVNLK